The Lycium barbarum isolate Lr01 chromosome 9, ASM1917538v2, whole genome shotgun sequence genome has a segment encoding these proteins:
- the LOC132611723 gene encoding protein VAPYRIN-LIKE-like, producing the protein MDRLVKPELEELKLCFIRWQKCSATFMLTNLMHTMSVAISLSTTKPSVFSFSHPFSIIPPLSTASFTLFLTHPCDQPPLSTPLDTIMIKSSMLPTGKASQDDLRRLFSRIGKHIFKDAKIPISLVGPQVAEFLLSPNSSVSSDTFLDVSSLLPKALSSCGGCQLDSLLKSAAKNGNSHFISALVEAGADVNRRDSDGKSAMSLAVKSGSIDSVQVLIESGYTIDNSADRFLHVASAMDRVDLMEILCLGYADIDLNSIDFQGRTPLHIASIHGHVEVIQFLVSVGSDTDMLDSQGWTPLHFAAHQGHFEAVDFVLNHSNFAKYALTKQGKTAYELATDKGHSKLYDLLLLGDTLHRAARKGDVSDIKKCITEGANVNGKDQNGWTPLHRAAFKGRIEVVKVLVKHGAKLDVVEDCGHTPLHLAIEAGQKNVAMYLIAQGAKAKFKSFKAEGVAPRDLENFTTHPSHLHTATLYHVKHERA; encoded by the coding sequence atGGACAGACTTGTTAAGCCTGAATTGGAGGAACTCAAACTATGCTTCATCAGATGGCAAAAGTGTTCTGCAACTTTCATGTTAACAAATCTCATGCACACCATGTCTGTAGCCATTAGTCTCTCTACCACCAAGCCTTCTGTTTTCTCTTTCTCCCATCCCTTTTCCATTATTCCTCCCCTCTCTACTGCTTCCTTCACTCTTTTCTTGACTCATCCTTGTGATCAGCCTCCACTTTCTACGCCTTTGGACACCATTATGATTAAGTCATCTATGCTTCCTACTGGTAAAGCTAGTCAGGATGATCTTCGCCGTCTTTTCTCAAGAATTGGAAAACATATTTTCAAAGATGCCAAGATTCCCATCTCCCTTGTTGGTCCACAAGTTGCAGAGTTTCTTCTTTCACCTAATTCTTCAGTTTCATCTGACACTTTCTTGGATGTCAGTTCACTTCTGCCAAAAGCCTTGTCTTCGTGTGGTGGCTGTCAGCTTGATTCGTTGCTTAAATCTGCTGCCAAGAATGGAAATTCCCACTTTATTTCAGCTCTGGTAGAGGCTGGTGCTGATGTTAATAGAAGGGACTCTGATGGCAAATCTGCTATGTCACTGGCTGTGAAATCTGGAAGTATTGATTCTGTTCAGGTCCTGATTGAGTCTGGTTATACTATTGACAACTCTGCTGATAGGTTTCTGCATGTTGCATCAGCCATGGACCGCGTGGACTTGATGGAGATTCTTTGTTTGGGTTATGCTGACATAGATTTGAACTCAATTGACTTTCAAGGTAGAACTCCCCTTCACATAGCATCGATTCATGGGCATGTTGAGGTGATTCAGTTTCTTGTTTCAGTAGGGAGTGATACAGATATGTTAGACTCTCAAGGTTGGACTCCTTTGCATTTTGCTGCTCACCAAGGCCATTTTGAAGCAGTTGATTTCGTACTAAATCATTCCAATTTTGCAAAATATGCTCTAACAAAACAAGGGAAGACTGCCTATGAGCTTGCTACCGATAAGGGTCACTCCAAATTGTACGATCTTTTACTATTGGGAGACACTTTGCATCGGGCTGCAAGAAAAGGGGATGTTTCTGATATCAAAAAATGTATAACTGAAGGGGCGAATGTGAACGGAAAGGATCAGAATGGTTGGACTCCTTTGCACAGAGCAGCTTTTAAGGGTAGAATTGAAGTGGTAAAGGTTTTGGTAAAACATGGAGCTAAGCTTGATGTTGTTGAAGATTGTGGACACACGCCGCTTCATCTTGCTATTGAGGCTGGACAAAAGAATGTGGCTATGTATTTGATTGCTCAAGGTGCTAAGGCTAAATTTAAAAGCTTTAAAGCTGAAGGAGTGGCTCCACGCGATTTGGAGAATTTCACGACCCATCCTTCACATCTACATACTGCAACTTTATATCATGTGAAGCATGAAAGAGCTTGA
- the LOC132611724 gene encoding agamous-like MADS-box protein AGL86: MNRKKVRLALIESDTERKASYKKRKTGFLKKAQELNTLCDVEIATIVYSTYHNEPEVYPSHGAAMTTIKKFRELPVTEQTRNMVTQEDFTKQRIKKLENQIRKVSKENRIKEFTNKMYDILGGKDIPTDMHLYDLNDLKYVINQNLNQVHEAMKLKAGREGPTSNDPQPGSAVPGGTNFEGPRVPLLVSHVAPAMVPSETNLEGPRDPLLVPHVAPMSVVPPVAPTVVPSSTPPQVSLLMFHPVATSWVPPISPLWVPPPSPAPLFSSQLFLSMVPPLYPSIPQQMALRRAPRAAPPMSPTMTSALSSSMFPPMTPPMAPSMNIHSMESMPMSSYQNYSYDIPQSSELSEMLYWDDDVMAFLDDPSFDDTNVQDPNHNNDI, translated from the coding sequence ATGAATAGAAAGAAAGTGAGGCTTGCTCTGATTGAAAGTGACACTGAGAGGAAAGCCtcatataagaaaagaaagacaGGGTTCTTGAAAAAGGCTCAAGAACTCAACACCCTTTGTGATGTAGAAATTGCTACCATCGTCTATAGTACTTACCACAATGAACCTGAGGTGTATCCATCTCATGGTGCTGCTATGACTACCATTAAAAAGTTTAGGGAGCTGCCTGTGACGGAGCAAACAAGAAACATGGTGACACAAGAAGATTTCACTAAGCAACGAATCAAGAAGTTGGAGAACCAAATTAGAAAGGTAAGTAAAGAGAACAGGATCAAAGAATTCACTAACAAAATGTATGACATATTGGGTGGAAAAGATATTCCTACTGATATGCACCTTTATGATCTCAATGATCTGAAGTATGTGATCAACCAAAACCTGAATCAAGTACATGAAGCGATGAAACTGAAGGCAGGCAGAGAGGGTCCCACATCAAATGACCCTCAACCAGGATCGGCGGTTCCTGGTGGGACCAACTTCGAGGGGCCAAGGGTTCCTCTGTTGGTCTCTCATGTGGCTCCAGCGATGGTTCCTAGTGAGACCAACTTAGAAGGCCCGAGGGATCCTCTGTTGGTCCCTCATGTGGCTCCAATGTCGGTGGTTCCTCCAGTGGCTCCAACGGTGGTTCCTTCATCCACTCCTCCTCAAGTGTCACTACTAATGTTTCATCCGGTGGCTACTTCGTGGGTTCCTCCTATAAGCCCGTTGTGGGTTCCTCCTCCTTCTCCAGCTCCCCTATTCTCTTCACAATTGTTTCTCTCAATGGTTCCACCATTGTATCCTTCGATTCCTCAACAAATGGCTCTTAGAAGGGCTCCTAGAGCGGCCCCTCCAATGTCTCCAACAATGACTTCTGCGTTGTCTTCTTCTATGTTTCCACCAATGACACCACCAATGGCCCCTTCAATGAATATTCACTCCATGGAATCAATGCCGATGAGTAGTTACCAAAATTATTCCTATGACATTCCACAGAGTTCTGAATTATCTGAGATGTTGTACTGGGATGATGATGTGATGGCTTTTCTTGATGATCCATCTTTTGACGACACTAATGTTCAAGATCCAAACCACAACAATGATATCTAA
- the LOC132611725 gene encoding protein VAPYRIN-LIKE-like: protein MDRLVKPELEELKLCFNKGQKSSATFKLSNLMHTMSVAVGLSTTRPSVFSFSHPFTIIPPLSTASFTLFLTNSCDQPPLSTPLDTIMVKSSMLPTGKASQDDLRRLFSRTGSHIFKDAKIPISIVGPQVVEFLLSSNSSVSSNTLLDVSLLLPKALSMCSGCQLDSLLKSAAKNGNSNCLSALIEAGSDVNRRDLDGDSAMSLAVKSGNLDSVQVLIESGYTINNSFDRFLHYAAAMDRVDLMEILCLGYADIDLNSFDSQGRTPLHIASIHGHVEVIQFLVSVGSDTDMLDSKGWTPLHFAAHQGHVEAAGFLLNHSNFAKYVVTKQGKTAYELAIDKGHSELYDLLQLGDTLHRAARKGDVANIKKCIAEGANVNGRDQNGWTPLHRAAFKGKIDGVKVLVKHGAKLDVVDDCGHTPLYLAIEAGQKEVTMYLIAQGAKANLKSFKAKGVVSCDLDCFKSHHSHLHTYKFV from the coding sequence ATGGACAGACTTGTTAAGCCTGAATTGGAGGAACTCAAACTCTGCTTCAACAAAGGCCAAAAGTCTTCTGCAACTTTCAAGTTAAGCAATCTCATGCACACCATGTCTGTAGCTGTTGGTCTTTCTACCACCAGGCCTTCTGTTTTCTCTTTTTCACATCCATTTACTATTATTCCTCCCCTCTCCACAGCTTCCTTCACTCTTTTCTTGACTAATTCTTGTGATCAGCCTCCTCTTTCGACCCCTTTGGACACCATTATGGTTAAGTCATCGATGCTTCCTACTGGTAAAGCCAGTCAGGATGATCTTCGCCGTCTTTTCTCAAGAACTGGATCACATATCTTCAAAGATGCCAAGATTCCCATATCCATTGTCGGTCCACAAGTTGTGGAATTTCTTCTTTCATCCAATTCTTCGGTTTCATCAAACACTTTATTGGATGTCAGTTTGCTTCTACCAAAAGCCTTGTCTATGTGTAGTGGCTGTCAGCTTGATTCACTGCTTAAATCTGCTGCCAAGAATGGAAATTCCAACTGTCTTTCAGCTTTGATTGAGGCTGGTTCTGATGTTAATAGAAGGGATTTAGATGGGGACTCCGCTATGTCACTGGCTGTGAAATCTGGAAATCTTGATTCTGTTCAGGTCCTGATTGAGTCTGGTTATACTATTAACAACTCTTTTGATAGATTTCTGCATTATGCAGCAGCCATGGACCGCGTGGACTTGATGGAGATTCTTTGTTTGGGTTATGCTGACATAGATTTGAACTCATTTGATTCACAAGGTAGAACTCCCCTTCACATAGCATCGATTCATGGACATGTTGAGGTAATTCAGTTTCTTGTTTCAGTAGGGAGTGATACAGATATGTTAGACTCTAAAGGTTGGACTCCTTTGCATTTTGCTGCTCACCAAGGCCATGTTGAAGCAGCTGGCTTCTTACTGAATCATTCCAATTTTGCAAAATATGTTGTGACGAAACAAGGGAAGACTGCCTATGAGCTTGCTATCGATAAGGGCCACTCCGAATTGTATGATCTTTTACAATTGGGAGACACTCTGCATAGGGCTGCAAGAAAAGGGGATGTTGCTAATATCAAGAAATGTATCGCTGAAGGGGCGAATGTGAATGGAAGAGATCAGAATGGTTGGACTCCTTTGCATAGAGCAGCttttaagggtaaaattgatgGGGTAAAGGTATTGGTAAAGCATGGAGCTAAgcttgatgttgttgatgattgtggaCACACCCCGCTTTATCTTGCTATTGAGGCTGGACAAAAGGAAGTCACGATGTATTTAATTGCTCAAGGTGCTAAGGCTAATTTGAAGAGCTTTAAAGCTAAAGGAGTGGTTTCTTGTGATTTGGACTGTTTCAAGAGTCATCATTCACATCTACATACTTACAAGTTTGTATAA